A single region of the Triticum dicoccoides isolate Atlit2015 ecotype Zavitan chromosome 2B, WEW_v2.0, whole genome shotgun sequence genome encodes:
- the LOC119364811 gene encoding nucleolar protein dao-5-like isoform X1 — protein sequence MASGGAQMEVERRLRDVAARFVSLPESNKELQALLEEAEIWLSRVDQSPPDSMRTAIRPMMDALVREDLLNHPHPGVKVGIACCLTEVTRVSAPDPPYDDDVMRGVFTVVVDAFGKLDDTKSPLFAKRVSMLETIAKVRSCVLMLDLDCDDLIQETFTHFFRIISPTLQESVITSMETIMMFVIQESEPVHPGLASCLLQNLKKERKDSHLASYRLAKRITRLCPEKLKPAFAELLQGTPLDEYSKVVASSVESSSDAGRDNNIDAVENDTESSKSEKDGQDGSPTNSTPNGLASSEQKSELPTDDKKTAVSDDKGAPEPVTAETEKLSGVNSKKSSKVGTSTDSKVTEHSKVASDNQDLASGELSPGANGGNNKQTVEACNKATDDTSKPLDSTPADDTSKPADSTPAVDKPKRDRPPAVKSQEKKPVGKSQGSGLESKEVRSGSTSGGRPARRPAKDNKLSSRKSSEEESSKKQPTASSDLPKEDTPSDEDTDEDLRLKEMASPKSSTKTGKSKGQPGDSGVSKRKLVQEAEEVPQSKKTKVFDGSLVGSRIKVWWPDDKKFYKGAVKSFDASAKKHKVVYDDGDIEHLQLKNERWEFIDEEQDENPNAASDIRSRGRRGKQDSTGDSNPSRKRGRPKVVREDSPVTSAKSKVKTAEKDAEGGGRWPRSAGKGSSKDEAGGKTPKGASAVKASDGSKSNGLSGKRKPKEKVPESSDEEEEEEEPVSAKASTGKKRRRTMLN from the exons ATGGCGTCGGGGGGCGCGCAGATGGAAGTCGAGCGGCGGCTGCGCGACGTCGCCGCGCGCTTCGTCTCGCTCCCGGAGTCCAACAAGGAGCTGCAAGCGTTGCTCGAG GAAGCTGAGATCTGGTTGTCCAGGGTGGACCAGTCGCCACCCGATAGCATGCGCACTGCTATTCGGCCCATGATGGATGCTTTGGTCAGAGAGGATCTGCTAAACCACCCTCATCCAGGGGTTAAGGTTGGTATAGCATGTTGCCTAACCGAGGTTACCAGGGTCTCTGCACCAGATCCCCCTTATGACGACGATGTGATGAGG GGTGTGTTCACAGTGGTTGTGGATGCTTTCGGCAAGCTGGATGATACCAAAAGCCCATTGTTTGCAAAGCGAGTTTCAATGTTGGAAACCATCGCCAAGGTCAGGTCTTGCGTCCTAATGTTGGACCTTGACTGTGACGACTTGATCCAGGAAACATTCACACACTTTTTCAGGATCATAAG ccCAACACTTCAAGAAAGTGTCATCACCTCTATGGAAACTATAATGATGTTTGTAATCCAGGAGAGTGAGCCTGTCCATCCAGGTCTGGCATCTTGCCTCCTtcagaatcttaaaaaggaaaggaag gattctcatctagCATCTTATCGGCTTGCAAAGAGGATAACACGTCTTTGTCCTGAAAAATTAAAGCCGGCATTTGCTGAGTTACTTCAGGGCACTCCCTTAGATGAGTACAGCAAAGTTGTTGCATCTTCGGTAGAAAGTTCTTCAGATGCTGGAAGAGACAACAACATTGATGCTGTTGAAAATGACACG GAATCTTCAAAGTCAGAGAAAGATGGACAAGATGGAAGTCCTACAAACAGTACTCCAAATGGATTAGCTTCTTCTGAACAGAAATCTGAACTGCCTACTGATGATAAGAAAACAGCAGTTTCTGATGACAAGGGGGCACCAGAACCAGTCACCGCAGAGACCGAAAAGCTATCTGGTGTCAACTCAAAGAAAAGCAGTAAGGTTGGCACTTCCACTGACTCCAAGGTGACTGAACATTCTAAGGTTGCTAGCGATAACCAGGACCTTGCATCTGGGGAGCTGTCACCAGGGGCAAATGGTGGCAATAATAAGCAGACGGTAGAGGCTTGCAACAAAGCGACAGATGATACGTCAAAGCCTCTTGATAGTACACCTGCTGATGACACATCAAAGCCTGCTGATAGTACACCTGCTGTAGATAAACCAAAGCGAGACCGGCCTCCTGCAGTAAAGTCACAGGAGAAGAAGCCTGTTGGGAAGAGTCAAGGATCAGGTCTAGAATCTAAAGAAGTCCGCTCAGGCAGTACTTCTGGTGGAAGACCTGCAAGAAGACCCGCTAAAGATAACAAATTATCATCAAGAAAGTCCAGTGAAGAAGAATCTTCAAAGAAGCAACCAACGGCCAGTTCCGATCTGCCGAAAGAGGACACTCCCTCTGACGAAGACACTGATGAAGATCTCAGGTTGAAG GAAATGGCGTCTCCTAAATCATCGACCAAGACGGGAAAAAGCAAAGGCCAACCAGGGGACAGTGGAGTGTCAAAAAGGAAACTTGTGCAGGAAGCTGAAGAG GTTCCTCAGTCAAAGAAGACCAAAGTTTTTGATGGGAGCCTTGTTGGCTCAAGAATCAAAGTGTGGTGGCCTGATGACAAAAA GTTCTATAAGGGTGCTGTTAAGTCATTTGACGCTTCTGCAAAAAAGCACAAG GTTGTGTATGATGACGGTGATATTGAACATCTGCAACTTAAGAATGAAAGATGGGAGTTCATTGATGAG GAGCAAGACGAGAATCCTAATGCAGCATCTGATAT CAGGTCTCGTGGTAGGAGAGGCAAGCAGGACAGCACTGGTGACAGCAATCCTTCCAGGAAAAGAGGGCGTCCGAAAGTTGTGCGTGAGGATAGCCCTGTGACTTCAGCCAAATCGAAGGTGAAGACTGCAGAAAAGGATGCTGAAGGTGGGGGGAGGTGGCCTCGATCTGCTGGCAAGGGAAGCAGCAAGGATGAGGCTGGCGGCAAGACTCCAAAAGGCGCAAGCGCTGTGAAAGCTTCTGATGGATCCAAGAGCAACGGTCTTTCAGGCAAACGGAAGCCCAAGGAGAAAGTACCAGAGTCAtctgatgaagaggaggaagaagaagagccggTGTCTGCTAAGGCGTCCACAGGGAAGAAGCGCAGAAGGACGATGCTCAACTAG
- the LOC119364811 gene encoding nucleolar protein dao-5-like isoform X2, producing the protein MASGGAQMEVERRLRDVAARFVSLPESNKELQALLEEAEIWLSRVDQSPPDSMRTAIRPMMDALVREDLLNHPHPGVKVGIACCLTEVTRVSAPDPPYDDDVMRGVFTVVVDAFGKLDDTKSPLFAKRVSMLETIAKVRSCVLMLDLDCDDLIQETFTHFFRIISPTLQESVITSMETIMMFVIQESEPVHPGLASCLLQNLKKERKDSHLASYRLAKRITRLCPEKLKPAFAELLQGTPLDEYSKVVASSVESSSDAGRDNNIDAVENDTESSKSEKDGQDGSPTNSTPNGLASSEQKSELPTDDKKTAVSDDKGAPEPVTAETEKLSGVNSKKSSKVGTSTDSKVTEHSKVASDNQDLASGELSPGANGGNNKQTVEACNKATDDTSKPLDSTPADDTSKPADSTPAVDKPKRDRPPAVKSQEKKPVGKSQGSGLESKEVRSGSTSGGRPARRPAKDNKLSSRKSSEEESSKKQPTASSDLPKEDTPSDEDTDEDLRLKEMASPKSSTKTGKSKGQPGDSGVSKRKLVQEAEEVPQSKKTKVFDGSLVGSRIKVWWPDDKKFYKGAVKSFDASAKKHKVVYDDGDIEHLQLKNERWEFIDEEQDENPNAASDMSRGRRGKQDSTGDSNPSRKRGRPKVVREDSPVTSAKSKVKTAEKDAEGGGRWPRSAGKGSSKDEAGGKTPKGASAVKASDGSKSNGLSGKRKPKEKVPESSDEEEEEEEPVSAKASTGKKRRRTMLN; encoded by the exons ATGGCGTCGGGGGGCGCGCAGATGGAAGTCGAGCGGCGGCTGCGCGACGTCGCCGCGCGCTTCGTCTCGCTCCCGGAGTCCAACAAGGAGCTGCAAGCGTTGCTCGAG GAAGCTGAGATCTGGTTGTCCAGGGTGGACCAGTCGCCACCCGATAGCATGCGCACTGCTATTCGGCCCATGATGGATGCTTTGGTCAGAGAGGATCTGCTAAACCACCCTCATCCAGGGGTTAAGGTTGGTATAGCATGTTGCCTAACCGAGGTTACCAGGGTCTCTGCACCAGATCCCCCTTATGACGACGATGTGATGAGG GGTGTGTTCACAGTGGTTGTGGATGCTTTCGGCAAGCTGGATGATACCAAAAGCCCATTGTTTGCAAAGCGAGTTTCAATGTTGGAAACCATCGCCAAGGTCAGGTCTTGCGTCCTAATGTTGGACCTTGACTGTGACGACTTGATCCAGGAAACATTCACACACTTTTTCAGGATCATAAG ccCAACACTTCAAGAAAGTGTCATCACCTCTATGGAAACTATAATGATGTTTGTAATCCAGGAGAGTGAGCCTGTCCATCCAGGTCTGGCATCTTGCCTCCTtcagaatcttaaaaaggaaaggaag gattctcatctagCATCTTATCGGCTTGCAAAGAGGATAACACGTCTTTGTCCTGAAAAATTAAAGCCGGCATTTGCTGAGTTACTTCAGGGCACTCCCTTAGATGAGTACAGCAAAGTTGTTGCATCTTCGGTAGAAAGTTCTTCAGATGCTGGAAGAGACAACAACATTGATGCTGTTGAAAATGACACG GAATCTTCAAAGTCAGAGAAAGATGGACAAGATGGAAGTCCTACAAACAGTACTCCAAATGGATTAGCTTCTTCTGAACAGAAATCTGAACTGCCTACTGATGATAAGAAAACAGCAGTTTCTGATGACAAGGGGGCACCAGAACCAGTCACCGCAGAGACCGAAAAGCTATCTGGTGTCAACTCAAAGAAAAGCAGTAAGGTTGGCACTTCCACTGACTCCAAGGTGACTGAACATTCTAAGGTTGCTAGCGATAACCAGGACCTTGCATCTGGGGAGCTGTCACCAGGGGCAAATGGTGGCAATAATAAGCAGACGGTAGAGGCTTGCAACAAAGCGACAGATGATACGTCAAAGCCTCTTGATAGTACACCTGCTGATGACACATCAAAGCCTGCTGATAGTACACCTGCTGTAGATAAACCAAAGCGAGACCGGCCTCCTGCAGTAAAGTCACAGGAGAAGAAGCCTGTTGGGAAGAGTCAAGGATCAGGTCTAGAATCTAAAGAAGTCCGCTCAGGCAGTACTTCTGGTGGAAGACCTGCAAGAAGACCCGCTAAAGATAACAAATTATCATCAAGAAAGTCCAGTGAAGAAGAATCTTCAAAGAAGCAACCAACGGCCAGTTCCGATCTGCCGAAAGAGGACACTCCCTCTGACGAAGACACTGATGAAGATCTCAGGTTGAAG GAAATGGCGTCTCCTAAATCATCGACCAAGACGGGAAAAAGCAAAGGCCAACCAGGGGACAGTGGAGTGTCAAAAAGGAAACTTGTGCAGGAAGCTGAAGAG GTTCCTCAGTCAAAGAAGACCAAAGTTTTTGATGGGAGCCTTGTTGGCTCAAGAATCAAAGTGTGGTGGCCTGATGACAAAAA GTTCTATAAGGGTGCTGTTAAGTCATTTGACGCTTCTGCAAAAAAGCACAAG GTTGTGTATGATGACGGTGATATTGAACATCTGCAACTTAAGAATGAAAGATGGGAGTTCATTGATGAG GAGCAAGACGAGAATCCTAATGCAGCATCTGATAT GTCTCGTGGTAGGAGAGGCAAGCAGGACAGCACTGGTGACAGCAATCCTTCCAGGAAAAGAGGGCGTCCGAAAGTTGTGCGTGAGGATAGCCCTGTGACTTCAGCCAAATCGAAGGTGAAGACTGCAGAAAAGGATGCTGAAGGTGGGGGGAGGTGGCCTCGATCTGCTGGCAAGGGAAGCAGCAAGGATGAGGCTGGCGGCAAGACTCCAAAAGGCGCAAGCGCTGTGAAAGCTTCTGATGGATCCAAGAGCAACGGTCTTTCAGGCAAACGGAAGCCCAAGGAGAAAGTACCAGAGTCAtctgatgaagaggaggaagaagaagagccggTGTCTGCTAAGGCGTCCACAGGGAAGAAGCGCAGAAGGACGATGCTCAACTAG